A portion of the Pogoniulus pusillus isolate bPogPus1 chromosome 6, bPogPus1.pri, whole genome shotgun sequence genome contains these proteins:
- the ATOH7 gene encoding transcription factor ATOH7, producing the protein MKTCKSSRLESGIEPDIQCRSGPGCIVKCSSERMENAAKRRLAANARERRRMQGLNTAFDRLRKVVPQWGQDKKLSKYETLQMALSYIMALTRILAEAERYSSEREWLSLHCEHFHPESYHHYTGQKMSADSDPYAQRLFSYHPEHFQIAN; encoded by the coding sequence ATGAAAACCTGTAAATCCAGTCGCTTGGAGTCAGGCATAGAACCAGACATCCAGTGCAGAAGCGGGCCAGGCTGCATCGTGAAGTGCAGTTCAGAGAGGATGGAGAATGCCgccaagagaagactggctgccAATGCCAGGGAGAGGAGACGGATGCAAGGGCTGAACACAGCCTTTGATCGCTTGAGGAAGGTGGTTCCACAGTGGGGGCAAGATAAGAAGCTGTCCAAGTATGAGACCCTGCAGATGGCTTTGAGTTACATCATGGCTCTCACTAGAATACTTGCCGAAGCAGAAAGATACAGTAGTGAAAGAGAATGGCTTAGCCTTCACTGTGAACACTTCCATCCTGAGAGCTACCACCATTACACGGGACAAAAAATGTCCGCAGACAGTGATCCTTATGCCCAGCGACTATTCAGCTACCACCCTGAACACTTTCAAATAGCTAATTAG